In one Phyllostomus discolor isolate MPI-MPIP mPhyDis1 chromosome 8, mPhyDis1.pri.v3, whole genome shotgun sequence genomic region, the following are encoded:
- the NEUROG2 gene encoding neurogenin-2 translates to MFVKSEALEVKEEADMLVLLGAASPAAARTPLPSSADEDDEERGAPEGARRPLGGGPGARLLGLGHECRRRPSRARVASRGAKTAETAQRIKKTRRLKANNRERNRMHNLNAALDALREVLPTFPEDAKLTKIETLRFAHNYIWALTETLRLADHCGGGLPAPLRPEATLLSPGGALGSVGDSPSPSSTWSGTDSPAPPSSAPSTSTSPYSCVFSPSSPVGSDRDCWQPAPPDKRRCAPRRPTVRECA, encoded by the coding sequence ATGTTCGTGAAATCCGAGGCCTTGGAGGTGAAGGAGGAAGCGGACATGCTGGTGCTGCTCGGCGCAGCCTCCCCGGCGGCAGCGCGGACACCACTGCCGTCCAGCGCGGACGAGGACGACGAGGAGCGAGGCGCGCCGGAAGGGGCGCGTCGGCCGCTGGGGGGCGGGCCCGGGGCGCGGCTGTTGGGCCTGGGGCACGAGTGCCGGCGGCGTCCTTCCAGGGCGCGAGTAGCTTCTCGAGGCGCCAAGACGGCCGAGACGGCGCAGCGCATCAAGAAGACCCGCCGGCTGAAGGCCAACAACCGCGAGCGTAACCGCATGCACAACTTGAACGCGGCGCTGGACGCCCTGCGCGAGGTACTGCCCACGTTCCCCGAGGACGCCAAGCTCACCAAGATCGAGACCCTGCGCTTCGCGCACAACTACATCTGGGCGCTCACCGAGACCCTGCGCCTGGCTGACCACTGCGGCGGGGGCCTGCCCGCCCCGCTGCGCCCGGAGGCCACGCTGCTGAGCCCGGGCGGCGCCCTGGGCAGCGTGGGGGACAGCCCGTCGCCCTCGTCCACGTGGAGTGGCACAGACAGCCCCGCGCCGCCCTCCTCCGcgccctccacctccacctccccctaCAGCTGCGTCTTCTCCCCCTCCAGCCCCGTGGGGTCGGATCGGGACTGCTGGCAGCCCGCTCCACCCGACAAACGCCGCTGCGCGCCTCGCCGCCCAACGGTCCGGGAGTGCGCCTAG